One part of the Epinephelus fuscoguttatus linkage group LG12, E.fuscoguttatus.final_Chr_v1 genome encodes these proteins:
- the LOC125898435 gene encoding claudin-4-like, producing the protein MGGKGMKIGGLALVLIGVLGVCLACGLPMWRETSFVGANIVTAQSVWDGLWLHCIFQATGQMQCKRHTTSITMTSDIQAGRALILISIIAGLLGFIVTLLGGGVVNCSGAPPDPSEPPTNSSSSKKVCLVGGALCILAGILCLISVSWSAAATISLYNDPLVAAALKREVGSSIYIGWVSSALLLLGGALICCVCGEKQINPPPRYNYMPYSTNTQYSGPASHMATLRSDVIGPNSSRMSDHRTPSRMIEHKAQVHEHNQAQSGRYYQPLRTPPRSEQGTFGRNPSYRSGTPDKAKGLVMGMNPNLVRDIPSRATTVRSEYYFNSV; encoded by the exons atgggaGGAAAGGGCATGAAGATCGGGGGTCTGGCACTGGTGCTGATTGGTGTTTTAGGAGTGTGTTTGGCATGTGGACTGCCAATGTGGCGCGAGACATCTTTTGTGGGAGCAAATATTGTGACGGCACAATCG GTGTGGGATGGTCTGTGGTTACACTGTATCTTTCAGGCCACAGGTCAGATGCAGTGCAAGAGACACACTACATCCATCACTATGACCTCTGACATCCAAGCTGGACGGGCCCTCATATTGATCTCCATCATCGCCGGCCTCTTGGGCTTCATCGTCACCCTGCTTGGAGGAGGTGTAGTCAACTGTAGTGGCGCTCCACCTGATCCCTCAGAGCCTCCAACCAACTCTTCCTCCAGCAAAAAA GTGTGTCTAGTGGGTGGAGCTCTGTGCATCCTAGCAGGAATCCTCTGCCTGATCTCAGTCAGCtggtcagcagcagcaaccaTCTCACTCTACAATGACCCCTTAGTGGCTGCAGCCCTGAAGAGAGAGGTGGGCTCCTCCATCTACATAGGCTGGGTCTCCTCTGCGCTGCTCCTGCTTGGTGGTGCCTTGATCTGTTGCGTCTGTGGGGAGAAGCAGATAAACCCACCTCCCCGTTACAACTACATGCCGTACAGCACCAACACTCAGTACAGCGGCCCTGCATCTCACATGGCCACTCTGAGGTCTGATGTTATAGGGCCAAACTCCTCAAGGATGTCTGACCATCGTACGCCAAGTAGGATGATAGAGCACAAAGCCCAAGTGCATGAGCATAATCAAGCTCAGAGTGGGCGGTATTATCAGCCTCTGCGGACACCACCAAGATCTGAGCAGGGGACATTTGGTCGTAATCCGTCATACAGATCAGGGACACCAGACAAGGCAAAGGGCTTAGTCATGGGAATGAATCCAAATCTGGTGCGTGACATTCCCAGCAGAGCCACAACAGTGCGCAGtgaatattattttaattctgtATAA
- the LOC125898445 gene encoding claudin-4-like, whose translation MASLGLQILGVGLAVLGWIGNILICMLPLWKVSAFIGNNIVVAQTIWEGLWMTCVVQSTGQMQCKVYDSLLALPPDLQAARAMVVIAILFSLFGLLLSVVGGKCTTCVGDKVAKARVAMSAGVFFILSGALCLVTVSLPANTIIKDFYNPMVPDAQRRELGACLYMGWGASGLLLIGGTLLCCQCPTGGDRYNGAKYSAPKSTTPGKEFV comes from the coding sequence ATGGCATCTTTAGGGCTGCAGATTCTGGGCGTCGGGCTGGCGGTGCTGGGATGGATTGGAAACATACTGATCTGTATGCTGCCTCTGTGGAAGGTGTCTGCTTTCATCGGGAACAACATTGTGGTGGCTCAGACTATCTGGGAAGGACTGTGGATGACCTGTGTGGTGCAGAGCACTGGCCAGATGCAGTGCAAGGTCTACGACTCCCTGCTGGCCCTGCCTCCGGACCTCCAGGCGGCTCGGGCTATGGTGGTCATCGCCATCCTGTTCTCTCTGTTTggcctgctgctgtctgtggtCGGAGGGAAATGCACCACCTGTGTTGGGGACAAGGTAGCAAAAGCCAGAGTGGCCATGTCCGCAGGTGTTTTCTTCATCCTGAGTGGAGCTCTGTGTCTGGTGACTGTGTCTCTGCCTGCTAATACTATCATAAAGGACTTCTACAACCCCATGGTCCCAGACGCCCAGAGGAGGGAGCTGGGTGCGTGTTTGTACATGGGCTGGGGAGCATCGGGACTACTGCTGATCGGTGGTactctcctctgctgtcagtGCCCGACAGGAGGAGACCGGTATAATGGAGCAAAGTACTCTGCGCCTAAATCCACAACGCCCGGGAAGGAATTTGTCTGA
- the LOC125898443 gene encoding claudin-like protein ZF-A89, whose product MASAGLEILGIFLATIGFLGDIIICALPMWKVSAFIGNNIVTAQTFWEGLWMNCVKQSTGQMQCKVYDSMLALPRDLQAARALVVISILVVLMGILLAVAGGKCTNCIEDEGAKSKVAIAAGVFFIIGGILCLIPVCWSANAVIRNFYSPILSDPQRRELGACMFIGWGSAGLLLIGGALLCCQCPQNKDSRYSVKYSAPRSTASGGAYV is encoded by the coding sequence ATGGCGTCTGCAGGTCTTGAGATTTTGGGCATCTTTCTGGCCACCATCGGCTTCCTGGGAGACATCATCATCTGCGCCCTGCCCATGTGGAAGGTGTCTGCATTCATCGGAAACAACATTGTGACAGCGCAGACCTTTTGGGAGGGCCTGTGGATGAACTGTGTGAAGCAGAGCACCGGACAGATGCAGTGCAAGGTCTATGACTCCATGCTGGCCTTGCCCCGTGACCTGCAAGCGGCCCGGGCCCTGGTTGTGATCTCCATCCTGGTCGTCCTCATGGGAATCCTTCTCGCTGTTGCAGGGGGGAAATGCACCAACTGCATTGAAGATGAGGGGGCCAAGAGCAAAGTAGCCATTGCTGCGGGGGTGTTCTTCATCATTGGTGGTATCCTGTGCCTGATCCCCGTGTGTTGGTCTGCCAATGCGGTCATCAGGAACTTCTACAGCCCCATTTTGAGCGACCCACAGAGGAGAGAGCTCGGAGCATGTATGTTCATCGGTTGGGGATCAGCAGGTCTCCTGTTAATTGGAGGGGCACTTCTCTGTTGCCAGTGTCCACAGAATAAGGATAGCAGGTACTCTGTGAAATATTCTGCCCCACGCTCAACAGCAAGTGGAGGAGCCTATGTTTAA
- the LOC125898442 gene encoding claudin-4-like, with product MVSGGRQILGLALAIIGFLGSIIICALPTWKVTAFIGANIVTSQVIWEGLWMNCVTQSTGQMQCKVYDSLLALPQDLQAARALTIIAIIAGVFGILLGVVGGKCTNFVEDERQKCKVAIAAGIVFIIAGLLVLIPVCWTANTIIRDFYNPIMTNAQRRELGASLYIGWGSAGLLFLGGGLLCSSCPPRDENDYDVKYAKARSMESSKAYV from the coding sequence ATGGTGTCTGGCGGAAGACAGATTCTGGGTTTGGCCCTGGCCATCATCGGCTTTCTGGGCAGCATCATCATCTGCGCTCTCCCCACCTGGAAAGTCACAGCCTTCATTGGAGCCAACATCGTCACTTCTCAGGTAATCTGGGAGGGTCTGTGGATGAACTGTGTGACCCAGAGTACAGGCCAGATGCAGTGCAAAGTCTACGACTCTCTCCTGGCCTTACCCCAAGACCTACAGGCTGCCAGAGCACTCACCATCATCGCCATCATCGCTGGGGTCTTTGGGATCCTTCTTGGCGTGGTCGGGGGCAAGTGCACCAACTTTGTGGAGGACGAAAGGCAAAAATGCAAAGTGGCCATCGCTGCCGGAATTGTCTTTATTATCGCAGGCCTTTTGGTGCTGATACCCGTCTGCTGGACCGCCAACACCATCATTCGTGATTTCTACAACCCCATCATGACCAACGCTCAGAGGAGGGAGCTGGGAGCCTCGCTCTACATCGGCTGGGGCTCCGCGGGGCTGCTGTTCCTGGGTGGGGGcctcctctgcagctcctgTCCCCCCAGAGATGAGAATGACTATGATGTGAAGTACGCCAAGGCTCGCTCTATGGAAAGCAGCAAGGCCTACGTTTAG
- the LOC125898444 gene encoding claudin-4-like: MQTQLVGVCLAIIGFLGTILICGLPMWKVTAFVGANIVTSQVFWEGLWMNCVIQSTGQSQCKAYDSILALPQDLQASRALICVSIGVSVVAIGLTVVGARCTNFFHRDWLTKANIGLAGGLVFILAGLLCIIPVSLSAHSIITGFYNPLPTTERRGELGASIYVGWASGALLVIGGGVLCSTYRC, encoded by the coding sequence ATGCAGACTCAGCtagttggtgtgtgtttggcaaTCATCGGCTTTCTTGGCACCATCCTTATCTGCGGACTGCCTATGTGGAAGGTGACAGCCTTTGTTGGGGCAAACATCGTCACCTCTCAGGTCTTCTGGGAAGGTTTATGGATGAACTGTGTGATCCAGAGCACGGGTCAATCGCAGTGTAAGGCCTACGACTCCATTCTGGCTTTACCACAGGATCTGCAGGCCTCCAGGGCTCTCATCTGCGTCTCCATCGGCGTCAGCGTGGTGGCCATCGGGCTCACTGTGGTCGGGGCCCGCTGCACCAACTTCTTTCATCGTGACTGGCTGACCAAAGCTAATATTGGCCTGGCTGGAGGTCTGGTGTTTATATTGGCAGGGCTCCTGTGTATTATTCCTGTCAGCTTGTCAGCTCACAGCATCATCACAGGTTTCTACAACCCTCTGCCCACCacggagaggaggggagagctCGGGGCTTCCATATATGTAGGCTGGGCATCTGGAGCTCTGCTCGTCATTGGAGGAGGGGTGTTGTGTAGCACCTACAGATGCTGA
- the LOC125898436 gene encoding claudin-4-like, whose protein sequence is MASMGIQMLASALCLAGWAGVIISCILPMWRVTAFVGSTIVTSQTIWEGIWMTCVVQSTGQLQCKPYESLLALSADLQAARALIVLAITTGSIGLILAFVGGKCTRFLDEEGGGVKGKVAVAAGAVLIATGLLCLIPTSWAAGAVVRKFYSASIDAQRREIGACLYIGWGASILLILGGGLFISSACPLKAHDADKSPSVRYLVVRSSNGSHQTGSQRSRATAQPVGAVFPRSQSYDGASTKPPLYTRPPWEDGSEQNSRLESETSWAPSTKSQLKRLESTKSEYSEAPSTKSQLKRAEMEETLSAKSDNEDVSTNPARTYL, encoded by the coding sequence ATGGCCTCTATGGGGATACAGATGCTTGCCAGTGCCCTGTGCCTCGCGGGGTGGGCAGGGGTCATCATCAGCTGTATACTGCCCATGTGGCGGGTCACGGCCTTCGTGGGAAGCACCATCGTCACCTCCCAGACCATCTGGGAGGGGATCTGGATGACCTGTGTGGTCCAGAGCACAGGGCAGCTCCAGTGTAAACCTTATGAGTCTCTCCTTGCTCTCAGCGCAGACTTGCAGGCCGCCAGGGCACTCATCGTCCTCGCCATTACTACGGGCAGCATAGGCCtcattttggcctttgttgGAGGGAAGTGCACTCGCTTCTTGGATGAAGAAGGAGGTGGGGTTAAGGGCAAGGTGGCTGTAGCAGCAGGGGCAGTTTTGATTGCCACAGGGCTGCTGTGTTTGATTCCCACCTCGTGGGCAGCTGGGGCCGTGGTGAGGAAGTTCTACAGTGCCTCTATAGATGCTCAGCGCAGGGAGATTGGAGCCTGCCTCTACATCGGCTGGGGAGCATCCATCCTGCTTATTCTGGGAGGGGGTCTGTTCATCAGCTCAGCATGCCCCCTCAAAGCCCACGACGCAGACAAGAGCCCCTCTGTCCGCTACCTGGTGGTCCGCTCCTCCAACGGGTCCCACCAGACTGGTTCTCAGCGCAGCAGAGCAACAGCTCAGCCTGTTGGAGCGGTGTTTCCCAGGTCTCAGAGCTACGATGGGGCATCGACAAAGCCCCCGCTGTACACAAGGCCTCCCTGGGAGGATGGGTCCGAGCAGAACTCGAGGCTTGAGTCAGAGACATCATGGGCACCATCAACGAAGTCTCAATTGAAAAGGCTGGAGTCGACAAAGTCTGAATACAGTGAGGCACCGTCTACAAAGTCTCAGCTCAAACGAGCAGAGATGGAAGAGACTTTATCAGCCAAGAGTGACAATGAGGACGTGTCCACAAATCCAGCAAGAACATACCTATaa